In one Candidatus Planktophila vernalis genomic region, the following are encoded:
- a CDS encoding UDP-glucose dehydrogenase family protein, with protein MTLTLSVVGCGYLGATHAACMSSLGFTVIGVDTDPNKVAMLQNGELPFYEPGLDTLLAQEMKTGRLSFTTDFSAVKDADIHFVCVGTPQSKDGLAADLTYVRSAVAEIAPYLKDGSLVVGKSTVPVGTAQSLRDELAKTAPQADLAWNPEFLREGFAVEDTLTPNRLVVGVANDRAEQILKEVYKPIIDLGTPWIRADLPTAELVKVAANSFLATKISFINAMAEVCEAAGGDVTVLAQAIGYDPRIGNKFLQAGIGFGGGCLPKDIRAFMARAEELGAKQALEFLREIDAINLRARQRVIDVVRDELSEDLTQYKIAVLGATFKPDSDDVRDSPALDIAVQLQAAGAAVVVHDPKGIEPARKRFPKLEYAEVVTNAVKDADLILHLTEWKEYRAIDPSTLSSLVKSKIIIDGRNMLDRELWRKAGWKFHALGRTD; from the coding sequence ATGACTTTGACTCTCTCAGTAGTTGGCTGCGGCTATCTAGGCGCAACACACGCCGCATGCATGTCTTCTCTTGGCTTTACCGTTATTGGTGTTGATACCGATCCCAATAAAGTGGCGATGCTGCAAAATGGCGAGCTTCCTTTCTACGAACCTGGGCTAGATACCTTGCTTGCACAAGAGATGAAGACAGGTCGACTTTCATTTACTACTGATTTCTCTGCAGTTAAAGATGCTGATATTCACTTTGTTTGCGTTGGAACTCCACAGAGTAAAGATGGACTTGCTGCTGATCTGACTTACGTGCGTTCTGCAGTTGCTGAAATAGCACCGTATCTGAAAGATGGCTCTTTAGTTGTTGGAAAATCAACTGTTCCTGTTGGAACCGCGCAATCACTTCGTGATGAGCTTGCAAAAACGGCGCCGCAAGCAGATCTAGCCTGGAATCCAGAGTTCTTGCGCGAAGGTTTCGCTGTTGAAGACACACTCACACCTAATCGCTTAGTCGTCGGTGTTGCTAACGATCGCGCTGAGCAGATACTTAAGGAAGTTTATAAGCCAATCATTGACTTAGGTACTCCATGGATTAGAGCGGATCTTCCAACAGCAGAGCTAGTAAAAGTTGCGGCTAACTCATTCCTTGCGACAAAAATTTCTTTCATCAATGCTATGGCTGAAGTTTGTGAAGCTGCTGGCGGTGATGTGACAGTCCTTGCACAAGCAATTGGATATGACCCACGTATTGGAAACAAGTTCTTGCAAGCTGGTATCGGTTTTGGTGGCGGTTGCCTTCCAAAAGACATCCGAGCATTCATGGCACGCGCAGAAGAGTTGGGCGCCAAGCAAGCCCTTGAGTTCTTGCGTGAAATTGATGCAATTAACTTGCGCGCACGCCAGCGTGTTATCGATGTTGTTCGAGACGAACTTTCAGAGGATCTAACTCAATACAAGATTGCTGTTCTCGGAGCTACTTTCAAACCAGATAGTGATGATGTGCGTGACTCCCCAGCACTCGACATCGCAGTTCAGTTACAAGCAGCTGGAGCAGCTGTGGTTGTTCATGATCCCAAAGGAATTGAACCTGCACGCAAGCGTTTTCCAAAGCTTGAATATGCAGAAGTAGTCACAAATGCTGTTAAAGACGCTGACTTGATCTTGCACTTAACTGAGTGGAAAGAGTATCGAGCAATCGATCCATCAACTCTGTCTTCACTCGTTAAAAGTAAAATCATTATCGATGGTCG